One genomic window of Blastopirellula retiformator includes the following:
- a CDS encoding hotdog family protein, with protein MRWFWVDKFVEFESGTSAKSVKLVSLAEEHLHDHFVGIPVMPHSLVIEGIAQTGGLLVAEHYEFRERVVLAKVSKAIFHFAPVPGDQLTYSVQAHDIREDGAYISATSHCGDKLHGEVEMFFAHLDEQDNNRDLFDTVEYLQLLRMLKIFEVGKKSDGTPIEPPQYMLDEEAAQLSQKEPRSVGDRADNSM; from the coding sequence ATGCGTTGGTTTTGGGTAGACAAGTTCGTCGAGTTCGAGAGCGGCACATCGGCCAAATCGGTCAAGCTGGTGTCGCTCGCGGAGGAGCATCTCCACGACCACTTCGTCGGCATTCCGGTCATGCCCCATTCGCTGGTGATTGAAGGAATCGCTCAGACTGGCGGTTTGCTGGTCGCAGAGCACTACGAATTTCGAGAACGGGTTGTGCTCGCGAAGGTGTCGAAGGCGATTTTTCACTTCGCCCCCGTCCCCGGCGATCAATTAACCTACTCGGTTCAAGCGCACGACATTCGGGAAGATGGCGCCTATATCTCGGCGACCAGTCATTGCGGCGATAAGTTGCATGGTGAAGTCGAGATGTTCTTCGCTCATCTGGACGAGCAGGATAACAATCGCGACTTGTTCGACACGGTCGAATACCTGCAATTGCTGCGCATGCTGAAGATCTTCGAGGTCGGTAAGAAATCTGACGGAACGCCGATCGAGCCGCCGCAGTATATGCTGGATGAGGAAGCGGCTCAGCTAAGTCAAAAAGAGCCGCGCTCGGTAGGCGATCGGGCCGATAATAGCATGTAG
- a CDS encoding methyl-accepting chemotaxis protein, with the protein MTNLPQNRRVRFLWNPLGRVRIGYQLGGAFAFVLLAMGVGMAIYHASNRRTVANYDALLTGQIALQSLAEKTNVAMLECRRNEKDFLLRRDRKYLEKHAASCQKLLDDAKALDQLANAIGDQTAAADAQAITIAAAEYQSAFQSLTESWTRRGLDHNSGLQGDFRDVVHELEELAQNYEVDELYLQVAALHRFAAEGRDGDAGSNKSLIKAIEEVKQSLHSDRYSADLKKSQMALLIEVVAALERRIAGQGEADALGVVTQRMEQDLRKRYVSGGSAKLLMIRRREKDYLLRLDEKYAAKTHEAAQEFLSAFDASEVDPQSVTDIRASVEHYLNTFDALVAEDERLADLERQLRAAVHKIEPLVDQIALNAETSATHTATQTAAQAAFAMRCATIAGGIAILLGLAIAWLLTRSITKPLSQMTTLATQMAQGSLKRTLDIERDDEIGQLAAAFNQLSTNLREIVAGLAQEAEQLTGASGNMAATAGFLTDQANDTRNRSSSATAATEEISAQIESMNRLTEEIASSFSVISINMNEMSSCITEIARNAEQTSGSARTASQLTGDSRTTIDELGLAASEIGTFISTIQDIAEQTNLLALNATIEAARAGESGKGFAVVAGEVKELSKQTAAATEDISRRIAGIQKSSGAAIESIARVANVISELDAMSQSIASAVEQQNVTTRHVVTNVGTATSSLQTVAAGISETNVAGEQIVSEIVAVSSAAETTASHADAANSTSVELSHIADKLRAAVARFEV; encoded by the coding sequence GTGACAAATCTCCCTCAGAATCGACGTGTTCGCTTTCTCTGGAATCCCCTCGGTCGCGTCCGTATCGGCTATCAACTAGGAGGAGCCTTCGCCTTCGTTTTGTTGGCCATGGGCGTGGGCATGGCGATCTATCACGCGTCGAATCGTCGCACCGTCGCCAACTACGACGCGCTGTTGACCGGCCAAATCGCCTTGCAATCGCTCGCCGAGAAGACGAACGTCGCTATGCTCGAATGCCGCCGCAACGAGAAAGACTTTCTCCTGCGGCGCGATCGCAAGTATCTCGAGAAACATGCCGCCAGTTGCCAGAAGTTGCTGGACGATGCGAAGGCGCTCGATCAACTGGCGAATGCGATTGGCGATCAAACGGCTGCCGCTGACGCCCAGGCGATCACCATCGCCGCCGCAGAATACCAATCCGCCTTCCAATCGCTTACCGAAAGCTGGACCCGCCGCGGGCTCGATCACAACTCGGGACTGCAAGGAGACTTCCGCGATGTCGTTCACGAACTGGAAGAACTCGCCCAGAACTACGAGGTGGACGAGTTATACCTACAAGTCGCCGCCCTGCATCGCTTCGCCGCCGAGGGGCGCGACGGCGACGCCGGCAGCAACAAGTCGCTGATCAAAGCGATCGAAGAAGTGAAGCAATCGCTGCACAGCGATCGCTATTCGGCCGATTTGAAGAAGTCGCAAATGGCGCTGCTGATCGAAGTGGTCGCCGCACTCGAGCGGCGAATCGCCGGCCAAGGAGAAGCGGACGCCCTGGGCGTCGTCACCCAGCGAATGGAACAAGACCTGCGAAAACGGTACGTCTCTGGCGGTTCGGCCAAGTTGCTGATGATTCGTCGTCGGGAAAAAGACTACCTGCTGCGGCTGGACGAAAAATATGCGGCCAAGACGCACGAAGCGGCCCAGGAATTTCTCAGCGCCTTTGACGCATCGGAAGTTGATCCCCAATCGGTCACCGATATTCGCGCATCGGTCGAACACTACTTGAACACCTTCGACGCCTTGGTTGCCGAGGACGAGCGCCTGGCCGACCTCGAGCGGCAGCTTCGCGCCGCGGTTCACAAGATCGAACCGCTGGTTGACCAGATCGCCCTCAACGCCGAAACCTCAGCCACTCATACTGCAACGCAAACCGCTGCGCAGGCCGCCTTCGCAATGCGCTGTGCAACGATCGCCGGCGGAATCGCCATCCTACTGGGCCTTGCGATCGCCTGGCTGCTAACCCGCTCGATCACCAAGCCGCTGTCGCAGATGACCACCTTGGCCACCCAGATGGCGCAAGGCAGCTTGAAGCGAACGCTCGACATTGAGCGCGACGACGAAATCGGCCAGTTGGCCGCCGCGTTCAATCAGCTATCAACCAACCTGCGTGAGATTGTCGCCGGACTCGCCCAAGAGGCGGAACAGTTGACCGGCGCATCCGGCAACATGGCGGCGACGGCCGGTTTTTTGACCGACCAAGCCAACGACACCCGGAATCGTTCGTCCAGCGCAACGGCGGCGACCGAAGAGATCTCGGCCCAGATCGAGTCGATGAATCGCCTGACCGAGGAAATCGCCAGCAGTTTCTCGGTCATTTCGATCAACATGAACGAGATGTCCTCCTGCATCACCGAGATCGCCAGAAATGCGGAACAGACGTCGGGCTCGGCGCGCACCGCCAGCCAGTTGACCGGCGACAGCCGCACCACGATCGACGAGCTTGGTCTGGCGGCCAGCGAGATCGGCACGTTCATTAGCACCATTCAGGATATCGCCGAACAGACCAACCTGTTGGCCCTGAACGCCACGATCGAAGCGGCTCGCGCTGGAGAATCGGGCAAAGGCTTCGCCGTTGTCGCCGGAGAAGTAAAAGAGCTTTCCAAGCAGACCGCCGCCGCGACCGAAGACATCAGCCGCCGCATCGCGGGGATTCAAAAATCGAGCGGGGCCGCCATCGAGTCGATTGCCCGCGTCGCCAACGTGATCTCGGAACTCGACGCCATGTCGCAGTCGATCGCCTCGGCGGTGGAGCAGCAAAACGTGACCACGCGTCACGTTGTGACCAACGTCGGCACAGCCACTTCGTCGCTCCAAACGGTCGCCGCCGGCATCTCAGAAACAAACGTCGCCGGCGAACAAATCGTCAGCGAGATCGTCGCCGTCTCCTCGGCGGCCGAAACGACCGCATCGCATGCCGACGCCGCCAATTCGACCAGCGTCGAACTCTCGCACATCGCCGACAAACTGCGAGCGGCGGTGGCGCGATTTGAAGTTTAG
- a CDS encoding beta-ketoacyl-[acyl-carrier-protein] synthase family protein — protein MSRRVVITGIGMINPMGHDVETVWSGLKESQSGVARTTVFDASNFPTKISAEVKEWSIDKCGEDPSRWDSIGRHTQFAIGAAKQAVSNSGVMDSIADPTRMGVYLGCGEGDQDFFAFTSMVTAAMSGSGDFDKAEFIRKGLDTLNPRRELEQEPSMPSAHLASLFNAQGPNANCLTACAASSQAIGEATELIRRGSVDVMLSGGAHSMIHPFGVTGFNLLTALSTSNDEPTKASRPFDRLRDGFVLGEGSSMVVLEELEHAKKRGAHIYGEVLGYGTTADAFRITDTHPEGRGAISCMKMAMSDAKVNVEDVGYVNAHGTSTEVNDKVESLACRQVFGDMADKIPVSSTKSMMGHLIAAAGVTEAIVCLLAIRDGVLPPTINYENPDPNCDLDYVPNVARDAKIDVALNNSFGFGGQNITLCLGRFKA, from the coding sequence ATGAGTCGGCGAGTCGTCATCACCGGTATCGGCATGATCAATCCGATGGGGCACGACGTCGAGACCGTCTGGTCCGGCCTGAAAGAGTCGCAGTCAGGCGTCGCCCGGACCACCGTCTTCGACGCTTCCAACTTCCCGACCAAGATCTCGGCTGAGGTCAAGGAATGGAGCATCGACAAGTGCGGCGAAGACCCTTCTCGCTGGGATAGTATCGGCCGTCACACGCAATTTGCGATCGGCGCCGCCAAGCAAGCGGTTTCCAACTCCGGCGTGATGGATAGCATCGCCGATCCGACTCGCATGGGGGTCTATCTCGGCTGCGGCGAAGGAGACCAGGACTTTTTCGCATTCACCAGCATGGTGACGGCGGCGATGTCCGGCAGCGGCGATTTCGACAAGGCCGAGTTCATCCGCAAAGGGCTCGACACGCTCAATCCCCGTCGTGAGCTGGAACAAGAGCCGAGCATGCCGAGCGCCCACCTGGCGTCGCTGTTCAACGCCCAAGGGCCCAACGCCAACTGCTTGACCGCGTGTGCCGCCAGCAGCCAAGCGATCGGCGAAGCGACCGAACTAATTCGCCGCGGCTCGGTCGACGTCATGTTGTCCGGCGGCGCCCACAGCATGATTCACCCCTTTGGCGTTACTGGGTTTAACCTGCTGACGGCGCTCTCGACCAGTAACGACGAACCGACCAAAGCGTCGCGTCCGTTTGATCGTCTCCGCGACGGCTTCGTGCTGGGCGAAGGTTCATCGATGGTTGTGCTGGAAGAACTGGAGCACGCCAAGAAGCGTGGCGCCCACATCTACGGCGAAGTGCTCGGTTACGGCACCACCGCCGACGCGTTCCGCATTACCGACACGCATCCCGAAGGCCGCGGCGCTATTAGCTGCATGAAGATGGCGATGTCCGACGCCAAGGTCAACGTCGAGGACGTCGGCTACGTCAATGCGCACGGCACCAGCACCGAAGTGAACGACAAGGTCGAGTCGCTCGCCTGCCGTCAGGTGTTTGGCGACATGGCCGACAAGATTCCGGTCTCCAGCACCAAGAGCATGATGGGGCACCTGATCGCCGCCGCCGGCGTAACCGAAGCGATCGTCTGCCTGCTGGCGATTCGCGACGGCGTGCTGCCGCCGACGATCAACTACGAAAACCCGGATCCGAACTGCGATCTGGACTACGTGCCGAACGTCGCCCGCGACGCCAAGATCGACGTCGCGCTGAACAACAGCTTCGGCTTTGGCGGGCAGAACATCACGCTCTGCCTGGGGCGGTTCAAGGCTTAG
- a CDS encoding DUF7133 domain-containing protein, with protein sequence MKRISLRLMSIGLFLVGFFASSVFAAPKPIKALLVTGGCCHDYDSQKNLIKKGLEERANIEVTVVHQGGSTTDTKIPLYQGPDWAKGYDVILHDECFAGVKDPAWTARVLKPHQEGVPGVVIHCAMHCYRDGTDQWFKFCGVTSHRHGAQYAHEVLNVDGEHPIMEDFGAAWANPKGELYHIEKLWPSAHALGVAKNQASGKPETCVWVNQYGDTRVFGTTLGHHNETVSADKFLDMLTRGTLWACDKLSPEYLKDEGPKLVQVSMAKGKPATASSEESGKGNFKKLAVDGDPSTRWCAGNGSAPQWLTVDLEKPQSIDGCQIQWESDQTIYRYKVDVSADQKTWKTVVDQSTNEKSRNHEYEFAADDVRYVRVTYLGSNTGGWGSIRELAVYGNQWMTVDPEAAAKQADEKLLSKVKVPEEFDVTLFASPPAVTYPVYVAAAPDGVVYVSVDKNGSLDRKPTRGAIYRLRDIDGDGRADESKLFVSDVDSPRGLVWDRDRLYVMHPPHLSAFIDHDGDGVSDEQKILVKNIAFDFKGRPADHTSNGVTLGIDGWLYLAIGDFGFMEAEGADGTKLQFRYGGVLRVRPDGSGLQVYSRGTRNILEVALDPRLSGFTRDNTNDGGGWDIRLHHFSGIENHGYPRLYMNFGDEIIQPLADYGGGSGCGACYISEPGFPGDYGDAIYTADWGRSMIYRHLPTPNGATFAADQEEFIKLPRVTDLDVDAQGNIYATSWEGATFTYNGEHVGSMIRVTPKGYQAKPVPDFAKATSAELIDLIADSASHRIRLAAQRELLAREVDDASVSALTQLMENRSAPLDNRIAAIYTLKQWLGVKSHQALAAAAADESIQAFAIRALADRWDQEEQVPAELLLSGLKSSDARTQLESVVALTRLGDVANAAAIAELLDSSDPVIAHTAVQSLVVLEAADAALAVIDDPKASPAKRTGAIQVVQSLHDAGVVTALIERLKKDHDAARRRDLLIALARLYNHEGKWTGQSWGTRPDTRGPYYQPEPWAESPRIAKALKSELESLSPTEAEFLLTQLARHRVDLDGSLQLVLARAANDAKFVPAAVTKVAAGDSLPSEAVELLKKVVADDQSDPAVKSDAIVALLRSQDKDVLAAAYGGLDSLKQNGKAKAQYLAAFDAFKDTKRLSGAVHQQNEMAEHGEGAAAVWSDAGLVLLSSQKKLSPEVSAVVSKAIESGWNDRPALRLDAVYLANDRQAEEKIVDLIASSDPQVSAAAQRIADAWQIKTGAPSGPKLKTMKPEEVIAKVMKMKGDVKRGEQLFAKLTCNRCHTVDPNEKPIGPYLPQVAKTYKRDQMAESILLPSKTFAQGFVTNIFLLDDGRVMTAFVTSEAADEIVIRDEQGNEHKLDPDSIDARKKSEVSVMPIGLANEITLEEFASLVDYLESLAAKAPDAK encoded by the coding sequence ATGAAACGCATTTCGCTTCGCCTGATGTCGATCGGCCTGTTCTTGGTCGGATTTTTCGCCTCCTCTGTTTTCGCCGCCCCCAAGCCAATCAAGGCGTTGTTGGTGACCGGGGGTTGTTGTCATGACTACGACAGCCAGAAAAATCTGATCAAGAAGGGGCTCGAAGAGCGCGCGAATATCGAGGTGACGGTCGTCCACCAAGGGGGCTCGACCACCGATACGAAGATTCCGCTCTACCAGGGTCCAGACTGGGCCAAGGGCTATGACGTCATTTTGCATGACGAATGTTTCGCCGGCGTGAAGGATCCGGCCTGGACCGCCCGGGTGCTGAAGCCGCACCAGGAAGGCGTTCCCGGCGTAGTCATTCACTGTGCGATGCACTGCTATCGAGATGGAACCGACCAGTGGTTCAAGTTCTGCGGCGTTACCTCGCATCGACATGGCGCTCAATATGCCCATGAAGTGCTGAACGTCGATGGCGAGCACCCGATCATGGAAGACTTTGGCGCCGCGTGGGCGAACCCGAAAGGCGAGCTCTACCATATTGAAAAGCTCTGGCCGTCCGCGCACGCGTTAGGTGTCGCCAAGAACCAGGCGAGCGGCAAGCCCGAAACCTGCGTTTGGGTCAATCAATACGGCGATACCCGCGTTTTCGGTACGACCCTTGGTCACCACAACGAGACGGTCAGCGCCGACAAGTTCCTCGACATGCTGACTCGCGGAACGCTCTGGGCCTGCGACAAACTAAGCCCCGAATATTTAAAGGATGAAGGGCCGAAGCTGGTTCAAGTCAGCATGGCCAAAGGGAAGCCGGCGACCGCTTCAAGCGAAGAGTCGGGCAAAGGCAACTTCAAAAAGCTGGCGGTCGATGGCGATCCTTCGACGCGTTGGTGTGCCGGCAATGGCAGCGCTCCGCAGTGGCTGACTGTTGACCTGGAAAAGCCGCAATCGATTGACGGCTGCCAGATTCAATGGGAGTCAGACCAAACGATCTATCGCTACAAGGTCGACGTCTCTGCCGATCAGAAAACTTGGAAGACGGTCGTCGATCAATCGACCAATGAAAAGAGTCGCAATCACGAGTATGAATTCGCGGCCGACGACGTCCGCTACGTTCGCGTGACCTATCTCGGCAGCAATACCGGCGGATGGGGAAGCATCCGCGAACTGGCGGTTTACGGCAACCAGTGGATGACCGTCGATCCTGAGGCTGCCGCCAAGCAAGCCGATGAGAAACTGCTGTCGAAGGTGAAAGTTCCGGAGGAGTTTGACGTGACGCTGTTTGCGTCGCCGCCGGCGGTCACCTATCCGGTGTATGTCGCCGCTGCACCCGACGGCGTCGTCTATGTTTCGGTCGACAAGAACGGCTCGCTCGATCGTAAGCCGACGCGTGGCGCCATCTACCGCTTGCGCGACATTGATGGCGACGGTCGGGCTGACGAATCGAAGCTGTTCGTTTCGGATGTCGACTCCCCCCGCGGCCTGGTGTGGGATCGCGATCGCTTATACGTGATGCACCCACCCCATCTGAGCGCCTTCATCGATCATGACGGCGACGGCGTTTCCGATGAACAGAAAATTCTGGTCAAGAACATTGCGTTCGATTTCAAGGGACGCCCGGCCGACCATACGTCCAACGGCGTCACGCTGGGGATCGACGGTTGGCTCTACTTGGCGATTGGCGACTTTGGCTTTATGGAAGCGGAAGGCGCCGACGGAACCAAACTGCAGTTCCGCTACGGCGGCGTGTTGCGGGTTCGCCCCGATGGCAGCGGTCTGCAGGTTTACTCGCGCGGTACGCGAAACATTCTTGAGGTTGCGCTCGATCCGCGTTTGAGCGGTTTTACCCGGGACAATACGAATGATGGCGGCGGCTGGGATATCCGGCTGCATCACTTCAGCGGCATCGAAAACCATGGCTATCCGCGGCTCTACATGAACTTCGGCGACGAGATCATCCAGCCGTTGGCCGATTACGGCGGCGGCTCGGGCTGCGGGGCTTGCTACATCAGCGAGCCGGGGTTCCCAGGCGACTATGGCGATGCGATATACACCGCCGACTGGGGCCGCAGCATGATCTATCGTCATCTGCCGACCCCCAATGGCGCCACCTTCGCCGCTGACCAAGAGGAGTTTATCAAGCTTCCCCGCGTGACCGATCTGGACGTTGACGCCCAGGGGAACATCTACGCGACTAGCTGGGAAGGCGCCACGTTTACCTACAACGGCGAGCATGTCGGCTCGATGATCCGCGTGACGCCGAAGGGATACCAGGCGAAACCGGTTCCTGACTTTGCGAAAGCGACGTCGGCGGAATTGATTGACCTGATCGCCGATTCGGCCAGTCATCGAATTCGTCTGGCGGCGCAGCGCGAACTGCTGGCCCGCGAGGTGGATGACGCGTCGGTGTCGGCGTTGACGCAATTGATGGAGAACAGGTCGGCGCCGCTCGATAATCGAATCGCCGCGATCTACACGCTAAAGCAATGGCTCGGCGTGAAGAGTCACCAGGCTCTGGCTGCGGCAGCCGCCGATGAAAGCATTCAGGCCTTCGCGATTCGCGCGCTGGCCGATCGCTGGGATCAGGAAGAGCAGGTTCCGGCTGAACTGCTATTGTCTGGCTTGAAGTCGAGCGACGCTCGCACGCAACTGGAATCAGTCGTCGCGCTCACCCGACTGGGAGACGTCGCCAACGCTGCCGCCATCGCCGAACTGCTCGACAGCAGTGATCCGGTGATCGCCCACACCGCGGTGCAGTCGTTGGTGGTGTTGGAAGCGGCCGATGCGGCTTTGGCCGTGATCGACGATCCGAAGGCGTCGCCGGCGAAGCGGACTGGCGCCATTCAAGTTGTGCAGTCGCTGCACGATGCGGGGGTCGTCACCGCCCTCATCGAACGTTTGAAGAAAGATCACGACGCCGCGCGGCGTCGTGATCTGCTGATCGCGTTGGCGCGACTCTACAACCACGAAGGAAAGTGGACCGGCCAAAGCTGGGGAACGCGTCCCGATACGCGCGGACCTTACTACCAGCCGGAGCCATGGGCCGAGTCGCCGCGGATCGCGAAGGCCCTGAAGAGCGAATTGGAATCGCTCTCGCCGACCGAAGCGGAGTTCCTGCTCACGCAGTTGGCTCGCCACCGCGTCGATCTGGACGGCAGCTTGCAACTGGTGCTGGCTCGCGCCGCCAACGACGCCAAGTTCGTTCCGGCCGCGGTCACCAAAGTCGCCGCGGGCGATTCGTTGCCCAGTGAAGCGGTTGAGTTGCTGAAGAAGGTGGTTGCTGACGACCAATCTGATCCGGCCGTCAAATCGGACGCCATCGTCGCACTGCTGCGCTCGCAAGACAAAGACGTTCTGGCGGCCGCCTACGGCGGGCTCGATTCGTTGAAGCAAAATGGCAAAGCGAAGGCGCAGTATCTGGCGGCGTTCGACGCGTTCAAAGATACCAAGCGGCTCAGCGGCGCGGTGCATCAGCAAAACGAGATGGCGGAACATGGAGAGGGCGCTGCGGCCGTGTGGTCGGACGCCGGTCTGGTTCTGCTTTCATCCCAGAAGAAACTGTCGCCCGAGGTTTCGGCCGTCGTGTCGAAAGCGATCGAGTCTGGCTGGAATGATCGACCCGCTTTGCGGCTGGACGCGGTTTACCTGGCCAACGACCGTCAGGCGGAAGAAAAGATCGTCGACCTGATCGCCTCGAGCGATCCCCAGGTCAGCGCTGCCGCCCAGCGGATCGCCGACGCCTGGCAGATCAAAACCGGCGCGCCAAGCGGGCCGAAGCTGAAGACAATGAAGCCGGAAGAGGTGATCGCTAAAGTGATGAAGATGAAGGGAGACGTGAAGCGAGGCGAACAGCTCTTCGCCAAGCTGACGTGCAATCGCTGTCACACGGTCGATCCGAACGAAAAGCCGATCGGCCCCTACTTGCCGCAGGTCGCCAAGACCTACAAGCGAGATCAAATGGCCGAATCGATTCTGTTGCCCAGCAAGACGTTCGCCCAAGGGTTCGTCACCAACATCTTTTTGTTGGATGACGGCCGCGTGATGACCGCCTTCGTCACCAGTGAAGCGGCCGACGAAATCGTGATCCGCGATGAGCAGGGGAACGAGCACAAGCTGGATCCCGATTCGATCGACGCGCGGAAGAAGAGCGAGGTCTCGGTGATGCCGATCGGACTGGCCAACGAGATCACGCTCGAGGAATTCGCGTCGCTGGTCGACTACCTGGAGTCGTTGGCCGCGAAGGCGCCTGACGCCAAATAG